A region from the Dysidea avara chromosome 15, odDysAvar1.4, whole genome shotgun sequence genome encodes:
- the LOC136245446 gene encoding uncharacterized protein isoform X3, whose translation MQLNLSDKCPSSLLRNIGEFFLDSSKVLEASSEASNKTVTRGHKSQDQPRDHEPEEENEEQIQGLLERANSLQKSMKSRGSANDSSTKNQDDTVLITVCAMQEGRPGVFSRKKSPYVEVQTKKTEGYDAFALKAARSCRVSVQRGQKLALFKMNGARILSENVTVKGKEKPWTIGSYLLMIKKSANSLKIGVGCIDEDPTDEDTSNEETSVLSPKRTGYDIEESWFSLRVEYFQPSRARPHSVRSHVTRQYIWRCILGKDFTQLGVYHPEEDGYQVYSISLNNSQLLSPLNDAQCNFAGYVVKDATSELKIMWQSPTAITVHSMKQPLILYCIASLHGICTYQWEIIGERDSTQHFPSSPVVYINKGGLYQCKALCNSDVVVGKIIRVIVDASTVDSDSEPSVISQPKKRFKGIEYVEETVTKHSVIANNGPCSFQSQRKNLPVLPQFRSNQPPRNDTRSKDLVPVANSGDQDVLLGSNLMTDHSEDASVAITEGNLNPAAPEQSGDKAANGTNDLPIYVPEFSEEDIVQASQGFSTKLGEGGFGHVYLGTMKGTKVAIKKFTDTIAVAHAAQLGMHIPEKFTTGGQLNCEAWALTRCRHKNLVELMGYCSKPPMLIYEFMEQGSLHQRLFKKPSLTWRLKSKILIDICRGLAWLHSATPPIMHGDIKLRNILLDENLRAKLGDFGFSQEIPQLIAGRSVITVPMVSRSAGYTAPETEYAHVSVKTDMYSYGVVALELFTKKVAHDKKRDDPKLTEHYDEERRSLEGYRSIADDSADDIAPNLLQLYYKIIEQCLLKHSKRCSSDQVMEWWSETNF comes from the exons ATGCAATTGAACCTTAGCGATAAATGCCCTAGTTCCCTGTTACGGAACataggagaattttttttaGATAGCTCCAAAGTTCTGGAAGCCAGCTCGGAAGCCAGCAATAAAACAGTGACACGCGGACACAAGTCCCAGGACCAGCCACGCGACCATGAACCTGAGGAAGAAAACGAAGAGCAAATCCAAG GTTTACTTGAAAGGGCTAACAGTTTGCAGAAATCCATGAAGTCTCGTGGATCTGCCAATGACAGTTCAACAAAGAATCAAGATGACACTGTGCTG ATTACTGTTTGTGCTATGCAAGAAGGACGACCTGGAGTGTTTAGTCGTAAGAAAAGTCCTTATGTTGAAGTGCAGACAAAGAAGACAGAGGGATATGATGCCTTTGCGTTGAAGGCTGCTAGGAGCTGTAGGGTTAGTGTACAACGAGGACAGAAGCTGGCTTTGTTTAAGATGAATGGGGCCAGAATATTATCTGAAAATGTAACTGTGAAGGGGAAGGAAAAGCCATGGACAATTGGGAGTTATTTAttaatgataaaaaaatctGCGAACAGTCTAAAAATTGGAGTTGGCTGTATTGACGAAGACCCAACTGATGAAGACACAAGTAATGAG GAAACGTCTGTCCTGTCTCCTAAGCGCACAG GATACGATATCGAAGAGAGCTGGTTTTCATTAAGAG TTGAGTATTTTCAACCATCACGTGCACGGCCACACTCAGTCAGAAGCCATGTGACAAGGCAATACATTTGGCGCTGTATATTGGGAAAGGATTTCACACAACTGGGAGTGTACCATCCTGAAGAGGATGGATATCAAGTGTACTCTATTTCCCTAA ACAATTCTCAACTGTTGTCGCCCCTGAATGATGCACAGTGCAACTTCGCTGGCTATGTAGTCAAGGATGCAACAAGTG AATTAAAGATTATGTGGCAGAGTCCTACGGCTATCACTGTGCATAGCATGAAGCAGCCACTGATCTTGTATTGCATTGCTTCGCTTCATGGCATTTGCACTTACCAATGGGAAATCATTGGGGAAAGAGACAGTACACAGCATTTTCCTTCATCACCTGTGGTGTACATCAATAAAGGAGGCTTGTATCAGTGTAAAGCCTTGTGTAACTCAGATGTGGTAGTTGGGAAGATTATTCGAGTTATTGTAGATGCAA GTACTGTAGATAGTGATTCAGAACCGTCAGTCATATCTCAGCCTAAGAAAAGGTTTAAGG GTATCGAGTATGTAGAAGAGACTGTGACAAAACATTCAGTGATTGCAAATAATG GCCCATGCAGTTTCCAAAGTCAACGTAAAA ATCTACCTGTGCTCCCTCAGTTTCGCAGTAATCAACCGCCACGTAATGATACTCGAA GTAAAGATCTAGTACCTGTTGCTAACTCTGGTG ATCAGGATGTTTTATTGGGGAGCAACCTTATGACAGATCATAGTGAAGATGCTA GTGTGGCGATTACGGAGGGAAACTTGAATCCAGCTGCACCAGAACAAAGCGGTGACAAAG CAGCCAATGGAACTAACGATTTACCTATTTatg TACCAGAATTCTCTGAAGAGGACATTGTACAAGCATCACAAGGCTTTTCAACCAAATTGGGGGAGGGAGGCTTTGGCCATGTCTACCTCGGCACCATGAAGGGAACTAAAGTTGCCATCAAGAAATTCACCGat ACTATAGCTGTAGCTCATGCTGCTCAATTGGGAATGCATATCCCAGAAAAGTTTACAACTGGTGGACAGCTAAACTGTGAGGCATGGGCACTTACAAG ATGTCGTCACAAGAATCTTGTTGAGTTGATGGGTTATTGCTCAAAGCCACCTATGCTGATTTACGAGTTTATGGAGCAAGGAAGTCTTCATCAACGGTTGTTTAAG AAACCTTCATTAACCTGGAGGCTAAAGTCAAAGATTTTAATAGACATTTGCCGTGGGTTAGCATGGCTTCATTCGGCCACACCACCCATCATGCATGGAGATATAAAACT GCGCAACATCTTACTTGATGAAAACCTCCGTGCAAAACTGGGAGACTTTGGATTCTCACAGGAAATCCCCCAGTTGATAGCTGGAAGATCCGTGATCACCGTACCCATGGTGTCCAGATCAGCAGGGTACACAGCTCCAGAAACAGAATATGCACATGTATCAGTGAAAACTGACATGTACAGCTATGGAGTG GTAGCTTTGGAGTTATTTACAAAGAAAGTGGCGCATGACAAGAAGAGAGATGACCCGAAATTG ACCGAACATTATGATGAAGAGAGGAGGTCACTGGAAGGCTACCGCTCCATAGCTGATGATTCAGCCGATGATATTGCCCCAAACCTCCTACAGCTATACTATAAGATTATTGAACAGTGCCTCCTCAAACACAGCAAGAGGTGTTCGAGTGACCAA GTGATGGAATGGTGGTCAGAAACAAACTTTTAA
- the LOC136245446 gene encoding uncharacterized protein isoform X2, with amino-acid sequence MQLNLSDKCPSSLLRNIGEFFLDSSKVLEASSEASNKTVTRGHKSQDQPRDHEPEEENEEQIQGLLERANSLQKSMKSRGSANDSSTKNQDDTVLITVCAMQEGRPGVFSRKKSPYVEVQTKKTEGYDAFALKAARSCRVSVQRGQKLALFKMNGARILSENVTVKGKEKPWTIGSYLLMIKKSANSLKIGVGCIDEDPTDEDTSNEETSVLSPKRTGYDIEESWFSLRVEYFQPSRARPHSVRSHVTRQYIWRCILGKDFTQLGVYHPEEDGYQVYSISLNNSQLLSPLNDAQCNFAGYVVKDATSELKIMWQSPTAITVHSMKQPLILYCIASLHGICTYQWEIIGERDSTQHFPSSPVVYINKGGLYQCKALCNSDVVVGKIIRVIVDASTVDSDSEPSVISQPKKRFKGIEYVEETVTKHSVIANNGPCSFQSQRKKCSGERHLSGAASDDTIDLPVLPQFRSNQPPRNDTRSKDLVPVANSGDQDVLLGSNLMTDHSEDASVAITEGNLNPAAPEQSGDKANGTNDLPIYVPEFSEEDIVQASQGFSTKLGEGGFGHVYLGTMKGTKVAIKKFTDTIAVAHAAQLGMHIPEKFTTGGQLNCEAWALTRCRHKNLVELMGYCSKPPMLIYEFMEQGSLHQRLFKKPSLTWRLKSKILIDICRGLAWLHSATPPIMHGDIKLRNILLDENLRAKLGDFGFSQEIPQLIAGRSVITVPMVSRSAGYTAPETEYAHVSVKTDMYSYGVVALELFTKKVAHDKKRDDPKLTEHYDEERRSLEGYRSIADDSADDIAPNLLQLYYKIIEQCLLKHSKRCSSDQVMEWWSETNF; translated from the exons ATGCAATTGAACCTTAGCGATAAATGCCCTAGTTCCCTGTTACGGAACataggagaattttttttaGATAGCTCCAAAGTTCTGGAAGCCAGCTCGGAAGCCAGCAATAAAACAGTGACACGCGGACACAAGTCCCAGGACCAGCCACGCGACCATGAACCTGAGGAAGAAAACGAAGAGCAAATCCAAG GTTTACTTGAAAGGGCTAACAGTTTGCAGAAATCCATGAAGTCTCGTGGATCTGCCAATGACAGTTCAACAAAGAATCAAGATGACACTGTGCTG ATTACTGTTTGTGCTATGCAAGAAGGACGACCTGGAGTGTTTAGTCGTAAGAAAAGTCCTTATGTTGAAGTGCAGACAAAGAAGACAGAGGGATATGATGCCTTTGCGTTGAAGGCTGCTAGGAGCTGTAGGGTTAGTGTACAACGAGGACAGAAGCTGGCTTTGTTTAAGATGAATGGGGCCAGAATATTATCTGAAAATGTAACTGTGAAGGGGAAGGAAAAGCCATGGACAATTGGGAGTTATTTAttaatgataaaaaaatctGCGAACAGTCTAAAAATTGGAGTTGGCTGTATTGACGAAGACCCAACTGATGAAGACACAAGTAATGAG GAAACGTCTGTCCTGTCTCCTAAGCGCACAG GATACGATATCGAAGAGAGCTGGTTTTCATTAAGAG TTGAGTATTTTCAACCATCACGTGCACGGCCACACTCAGTCAGAAGCCATGTGACAAGGCAATACATTTGGCGCTGTATATTGGGAAAGGATTTCACACAACTGGGAGTGTACCATCCTGAAGAGGATGGATATCAAGTGTACTCTATTTCCCTAA ACAATTCTCAACTGTTGTCGCCCCTGAATGATGCACAGTGCAACTTCGCTGGCTATGTAGTCAAGGATGCAACAAGTG AATTAAAGATTATGTGGCAGAGTCCTACGGCTATCACTGTGCATAGCATGAAGCAGCCACTGATCTTGTATTGCATTGCTTCGCTTCATGGCATTTGCACTTACCAATGGGAAATCATTGGGGAAAGAGACAGTACACAGCATTTTCCTTCATCACCTGTGGTGTACATCAATAAAGGAGGCTTGTATCAGTGTAAAGCCTTGTGTAACTCAGATGTGGTAGTTGGGAAGATTATTCGAGTTATTGTAGATGCAA GTACTGTAGATAGTGATTCAGAACCGTCAGTCATATCTCAGCCTAAGAAAAGGTTTAAGG GTATCGAGTATGTAGAAGAGACTGTGACAAAACATTCAGTGATTGCAAATAATG GCCCATGCAGTTTCCAAAGTCAACGTAAAA AATGCTCTGGAGAAAGACATTTGTCGGGTGCAGCTTCTGATGACACCATAG ATCTACCTGTGCTCCCTCAGTTTCGCAGTAATCAACCGCCACGTAATGATACTCGAA GTAAAGATCTAGTACCTGTTGCTAACTCTGGTG ATCAGGATGTTTTATTGGGGAGCAACCTTATGACAGATCATAGTGAAGATGCTA GTGTGGCGATTACGGAGGGAAACTTGAATCCAGCTGCACCAGAACAAAGCGGTGACAAAG CCAATGGAACTAACGATTTACCTATTTatg TACCAGAATTCTCTGAAGAGGACATTGTACAAGCATCACAAGGCTTTTCAACCAAATTGGGGGAGGGAGGCTTTGGCCATGTCTACCTCGGCACCATGAAGGGAACTAAAGTTGCCATCAAGAAATTCACCGat ACTATAGCTGTAGCTCATGCTGCTCAATTGGGAATGCATATCCCAGAAAAGTTTACAACTGGTGGACAGCTAAACTGTGAGGCATGGGCACTTACAAG ATGTCGTCACAAGAATCTTGTTGAGTTGATGGGTTATTGCTCAAAGCCACCTATGCTGATTTACGAGTTTATGGAGCAAGGAAGTCTTCATCAACGGTTGTTTAAG AAACCTTCATTAACCTGGAGGCTAAAGTCAAAGATTTTAATAGACATTTGCCGTGGGTTAGCATGGCTTCATTCGGCCACACCACCCATCATGCATGGAGATATAAAACT GCGCAACATCTTACTTGATGAAAACCTCCGTGCAAAACTGGGAGACTTTGGATTCTCACAGGAAATCCCCCAGTTGATAGCTGGAAGATCCGTGATCACCGTACCCATGGTGTCCAGATCAGCAGGGTACACAGCTCCAGAAACAGAATATGCACATGTATCAGTGAAAACTGACATGTACAGCTATGGAGTG GTAGCTTTGGAGTTATTTACAAAGAAAGTGGCGCATGACAAGAAGAGAGATGACCCGAAATTG ACCGAACATTATGATGAAGAGAGGAGGTCACTGGAAGGCTACCGCTCCATAGCTGATGATTCAGCCGATGATATTGCCCCAAACCTCCTACAGCTATACTATAAGATTATTGAACAGTGCCTCCTCAAACACAGCAAGAGGTGTTCGAGTGACCAA GTGATGGAATGGTGGTCAGAAACAAACTTTTAA
- the LOC136245446 gene encoding uncharacterized protein isoform X1 — protein MQLNLSDKCPSSLLRNIGEFFLDSSKVLEASSEASNKTVTRGHKSQDQPRDHEPEEENEEQIQGLLERANSLQKSMKSRGSANDSSTKNQDDTVLITVCAMQEGRPGVFSRKKSPYVEVQTKKTEGYDAFALKAARSCRVSVQRGQKLALFKMNGARILSENVTVKGKEKPWTIGSYLLMIKKSANSLKIGVGCIDEDPTDEDTSNEETSVLSPKRTGYDIEESWFSLRVEYFQPSRARPHSVRSHVTRQYIWRCILGKDFTQLGVYHPEEDGYQVYSISLNNSQLLSPLNDAQCNFAGYVVKDATSELKIMWQSPTAITVHSMKQPLILYCIASLHGICTYQWEIIGERDSTQHFPSSPVVYINKGGLYQCKALCNSDVVVGKIIRVIVDASTVDSDSEPSVISQPKKRFKGIEYVEETVTKHSVIANNGPCSFQSQRKKCSGERHLSGAASDDTIDLPVLPQFRSNQPPRNDTRSKDLVPVANSGDQDVLLGSNLMTDHSEDASVAITEGNLNPAAPEQSGDKAANGTNDLPIYVPEFSEEDIVQASQGFSTKLGEGGFGHVYLGTMKGTKVAIKKFTDTIAVAHAAQLGMHIPEKFTTGGQLNCEAWALTRCRHKNLVELMGYCSKPPMLIYEFMEQGSLHQRLFKKPSLTWRLKSKILIDICRGLAWLHSATPPIMHGDIKLRNILLDENLRAKLGDFGFSQEIPQLIAGRSVITVPMVSRSAGYTAPETEYAHVSVKTDMYSYGVVALELFTKKVAHDKKRDDPKLTEHYDEERRSLEGYRSIADDSADDIAPNLLQLYYKIIEQCLLKHSKRCSSDQVMEWWSETNF, from the exons ATGCAATTGAACCTTAGCGATAAATGCCCTAGTTCCCTGTTACGGAACataggagaattttttttaGATAGCTCCAAAGTTCTGGAAGCCAGCTCGGAAGCCAGCAATAAAACAGTGACACGCGGACACAAGTCCCAGGACCAGCCACGCGACCATGAACCTGAGGAAGAAAACGAAGAGCAAATCCAAG GTTTACTTGAAAGGGCTAACAGTTTGCAGAAATCCATGAAGTCTCGTGGATCTGCCAATGACAGTTCAACAAAGAATCAAGATGACACTGTGCTG ATTACTGTTTGTGCTATGCAAGAAGGACGACCTGGAGTGTTTAGTCGTAAGAAAAGTCCTTATGTTGAAGTGCAGACAAAGAAGACAGAGGGATATGATGCCTTTGCGTTGAAGGCTGCTAGGAGCTGTAGGGTTAGTGTACAACGAGGACAGAAGCTGGCTTTGTTTAAGATGAATGGGGCCAGAATATTATCTGAAAATGTAACTGTGAAGGGGAAGGAAAAGCCATGGACAATTGGGAGTTATTTAttaatgataaaaaaatctGCGAACAGTCTAAAAATTGGAGTTGGCTGTATTGACGAAGACCCAACTGATGAAGACACAAGTAATGAG GAAACGTCTGTCCTGTCTCCTAAGCGCACAG GATACGATATCGAAGAGAGCTGGTTTTCATTAAGAG TTGAGTATTTTCAACCATCACGTGCACGGCCACACTCAGTCAGAAGCCATGTGACAAGGCAATACATTTGGCGCTGTATATTGGGAAAGGATTTCACACAACTGGGAGTGTACCATCCTGAAGAGGATGGATATCAAGTGTACTCTATTTCCCTAA ACAATTCTCAACTGTTGTCGCCCCTGAATGATGCACAGTGCAACTTCGCTGGCTATGTAGTCAAGGATGCAACAAGTG AATTAAAGATTATGTGGCAGAGTCCTACGGCTATCACTGTGCATAGCATGAAGCAGCCACTGATCTTGTATTGCATTGCTTCGCTTCATGGCATTTGCACTTACCAATGGGAAATCATTGGGGAAAGAGACAGTACACAGCATTTTCCTTCATCACCTGTGGTGTACATCAATAAAGGAGGCTTGTATCAGTGTAAAGCCTTGTGTAACTCAGATGTGGTAGTTGGGAAGATTATTCGAGTTATTGTAGATGCAA GTACTGTAGATAGTGATTCAGAACCGTCAGTCATATCTCAGCCTAAGAAAAGGTTTAAGG GTATCGAGTATGTAGAAGAGACTGTGACAAAACATTCAGTGATTGCAAATAATG GCCCATGCAGTTTCCAAAGTCAACGTAAAA AATGCTCTGGAGAAAGACATTTGTCGGGTGCAGCTTCTGATGACACCATAG ATCTACCTGTGCTCCCTCAGTTTCGCAGTAATCAACCGCCACGTAATGATACTCGAA GTAAAGATCTAGTACCTGTTGCTAACTCTGGTG ATCAGGATGTTTTATTGGGGAGCAACCTTATGACAGATCATAGTGAAGATGCTA GTGTGGCGATTACGGAGGGAAACTTGAATCCAGCTGCACCAGAACAAAGCGGTGACAAAG CAGCCAATGGAACTAACGATTTACCTATTTatg TACCAGAATTCTCTGAAGAGGACATTGTACAAGCATCACAAGGCTTTTCAACCAAATTGGGGGAGGGAGGCTTTGGCCATGTCTACCTCGGCACCATGAAGGGAACTAAAGTTGCCATCAAGAAATTCACCGat ACTATAGCTGTAGCTCATGCTGCTCAATTGGGAATGCATATCCCAGAAAAGTTTACAACTGGTGGACAGCTAAACTGTGAGGCATGGGCACTTACAAG ATGTCGTCACAAGAATCTTGTTGAGTTGATGGGTTATTGCTCAAAGCCACCTATGCTGATTTACGAGTTTATGGAGCAAGGAAGTCTTCATCAACGGTTGTTTAAG AAACCTTCATTAACCTGGAGGCTAAAGTCAAAGATTTTAATAGACATTTGCCGTGGGTTAGCATGGCTTCATTCGGCCACACCACCCATCATGCATGGAGATATAAAACT GCGCAACATCTTACTTGATGAAAACCTCCGTGCAAAACTGGGAGACTTTGGATTCTCACAGGAAATCCCCCAGTTGATAGCTGGAAGATCCGTGATCACCGTACCCATGGTGTCCAGATCAGCAGGGTACACAGCTCCAGAAACAGAATATGCACATGTATCAGTGAAAACTGACATGTACAGCTATGGAGTG GTAGCTTTGGAGTTATTTACAAAGAAAGTGGCGCATGACAAGAAGAGAGATGACCCGAAATTG ACCGAACATTATGATGAAGAGAGGAGGTCACTGGAAGGCTACCGCTCCATAGCTGATGATTCAGCCGATGATATTGCCCCAAACCTCCTACAGCTATACTATAAGATTATTGAACAGTGCCTCCTCAAACACAGCAAGAGGTGTTCGAGTGACCAA GTGATGGAATGGTGGTCAGAAACAAACTTTTAA
- the LOC136245446 gene encoding uncharacterized protein isoform X4, whose translation MKTQVMSYQFYICCLQETSVLSPKRTGYDIEESWFSLRVEYFQPSRARPHSVRSHVTRQYIWRCILGKDFTQLGVYHPEEDGYQVYSISLNNSQLLSPLNDAQCNFAGYVVKDATSELKIMWQSPTAITVHSMKQPLILYCIASLHGICTYQWEIIGERDSTQHFPSSPVVYINKGGLYQCKALCNSDVVVGKIIRVIVDASTVDSDSEPSVISQPKKRFKGIEYVEETVTKHSVIANNGPCSFQSQRKKCSGERHLSGAASDDTIDLPVLPQFRSNQPPRNDTRSKDLVPVANSGDQDVLLGSNLMTDHSEDASVAITEGNLNPAAPEQSGDKAANGTNDLPIYVPEFSEEDIVQASQGFSTKLGEGGFGHVYLGTMKGTKVAIKKFTDTIAVAHAAQLGMHIPEKFTTGGQLNCEAWALTRCRHKNLVELMGYCSKPPMLIYEFMEQGSLHQRLFKKPSLTWRLKSKILIDICRGLAWLHSATPPIMHGDIKLRNILLDENLRAKLGDFGFSQEIPQLIAGRSVITVPMVSRSAGYTAPETEYAHVSVKTDMYSYGVVALELFTKKVAHDKKRDDPKLTEHYDEERRSLEGYRSIADDSADDIAPNLLQLYYKIIEQCLLKHSKRCSSDQVMEWWSETNF comes from the exons ATGAAGACACAAGTAATGAG CTATCAGTTTTATATCTGCTGCTTACAGGAAACGTCTGTCCTGTCTCCTAAGCGCACAG GATACGATATCGAAGAGAGCTGGTTTTCATTAAGAG TTGAGTATTTTCAACCATCACGTGCACGGCCACACTCAGTCAGAAGCCATGTGACAAGGCAATACATTTGGCGCTGTATATTGGGAAAGGATTTCACACAACTGGGAGTGTACCATCCTGAAGAGGATGGATATCAAGTGTACTCTATTTCCCTAA ACAATTCTCAACTGTTGTCGCCCCTGAATGATGCACAGTGCAACTTCGCTGGCTATGTAGTCAAGGATGCAACAAGTG AATTAAAGATTATGTGGCAGAGTCCTACGGCTATCACTGTGCATAGCATGAAGCAGCCACTGATCTTGTATTGCATTGCTTCGCTTCATGGCATTTGCACTTACCAATGGGAAATCATTGGGGAAAGAGACAGTACACAGCATTTTCCTTCATCACCTGTGGTGTACATCAATAAAGGAGGCTTGTATCAGTGTAAAGCCTTGTGTAACTCAGATGTGGTAGTTGGGAAGATTATTCGAGTTATTGTAGATGCAA GTACTGTAGATAGTGATTCAGAACCGTCAGTCATATCTCAGCCTAAGAAAAGGTTTAAGG GTATCGAGTATGTAGAAGAGACTGTGACAAAACATTCAGTGATTGCAAATAATG GCCCATGCAGTTTCCAAAGTCAACGTAAAA AATGCTCTGGAGAAAGACATTTGTCGGGTGCAGCTTCTGATGACACCATAG ATCTACCTGTGCTCCCTCAGTTTCGCAGTAATCAACCGCCACGTAATGATACTCGAA GTAAAGATCTAGTACCTGTTGCTAACTCTGGTG ATCAGGATGTTTTATTGGGGAGCAACCTTATGACAGATCATAGTGAAGATGCTA GTGTGGCGATTACGGAGGGAAACTTGAATCCAGCTGCACCAGAACAAAGCGGTGACAAAG CAGCCAATGGAACTAACGATTTACCTATTTatg TACCAGAATTCTCTGAAGAGGACATTGTACAAGCATCACAAGGCTTTTCAACCAAATTGGGGGAGGGAGGCTTTGGCCATGTCTACCTCGGCACCATGAAGGGAACTAAAGTTGCCATCAAGAAATTCACCGat ACTATAGCTGTAGCTCATGCTGCTCAATTGGGAATGCATATCCCAGAAAAGTTTACAACTGGTGGACAGCTAAACTGTGAGGCATGGGCACTTACAAG ATGTCGTCACAAGAATCTTGTTGAGTTGATGGGTTATTGCTCAAAGCCACCTATGCTGATTTACGAGTTTATGGAGCAAGGAAGTCTTCATCAACGGTTGTTTAAG AAACCTTCATTAACCTGGAGGCTAAAGTCAAAGATTTTAATAGACATTTGCCGTGGGTTAGCATGGCTTCATTCGGCCACACCACCCATCATGCATGGAGATATAAAACT GCGCAACATCTTACTTGATGAAAACCTCCGTGCAAAACTGGGAGACTTTGGATTCTCACAGGAAATCCCCCAGTTGATAGCTGGAAGATCCGTGATCACCGTACCCATGGTGTCCAGATCAGCAGGGTACACAGCTCCAGAAACAGAATATGCACATGTATCAGTGAAAACTGACATGTACAGCTATGGAGTG GTAGCTTTGGAGTTATTTACAAAGAAAGTGGCGCATGACAAGAAGAGAGATGACCCGAAATTG ACCGAACATTATGATGAAGAGAGGAGGTCACTGGAAGGCTACCGCTCCATAGCTGATGATTCAGCCGATGATATTGCCCCAAACCTCCTACAGCTATACTATAAGATTATTGAACAGTGCCTCCTCAAACACAGCAAGAGGTGTTCGAGTGACCAA GTGATGGAATGGTGGTCAGAAACAAACTTTTAA
- the LOC136245863 gene encoding uncharacterized protein: MAETSANKHKWIVDKKPSVLEVIKKFPTLKTFDMLLVDFASITVMEDPMKSFMANWKIWIPKIYQKVKLEAGLHRKTYLSFLPLISQYEDKSVEDICEDPDILVLLLCLRKLLNSKMPKKCTEFLVFLEDGDDIDKKVEEITENAPYMVQVGSVTTRQWFIAIEKGILFSVDNFAKAVVAMMACYYVFDIAYPKQWNSCLLFIEKYLLTPKGCPSLNATQLGVIADIENI, translated from the exons ATGGCTGAAACAAGTGCAAACAAGCACAAGTGGATTGTTGATAAAAAGCCGTCTGTTTTGGAGGTTATCAAAAAATTTCCTACCCTTAAAACTTTTGACATG CTTTTGGTGGATTTTGCATCCATTACCGTTATGGAGGACCCTATGAAGAGTTTTATGGCCAACTGGAAGATCTGGATTCCCAAAATTTACCAAAAAGTCAAATTGGAGGCTGGATTGCACAGGAAAACGTATTTGTCTTTTCTCCCTTTAATATCACAATACGAAGATAAATCAGTTGAAGATATTTGTGAAG ATCCAGATATTTTGGTGCTCTTGCTTTGCTTGCGAAAGCTATTAAACAGCAAAATGCCAAAGAAGTGTACTGAATTTTTGGTCTTTCTGgag GATGGTGATGATATCGACAAAAAAGTTGAGGAAATTACTGAAAATGCTCCATACATGGTGCAAGTTGGTTCTGTGACCACTAGGCAATGGTTTATTGCAATTGAGAAAGGTATACTGTTCTCAGTTGACAACTTTGCAAAAGCAGTGGTTGCAATGATGGCATGCTATTACGTATTTGACATTGCTTACCCTAAGCAATGGAATTCTTGCCTTTTGTTCATTGAGAAATATTTGCTGACCCCGAAAGGGTGCCCTTCGTTGAATGCAACTCAGCTGGGAGTAATTGCAGATATTGAAAACATTTGA